From one Desulfurobacterium thermolithotrophum DSM 11699 genomic stretch:
- the pstB gene encoding phosphate ABC transporter ATP-binding protein PstB: protein MAYIVQIEEKPKLIVENLNFYYGSKHALKNISFKVPEKRITALIGPSGCGKTTLLRCFNRMHDLYPGNRYEGRILLDEENILDKDYDLIRLRSRVGMVFQKPTAFPMSIFDNVAYGLRLKGLKNKSELEDRVEKALKDAALWDEVKDRLKDPASGLSGGQQQRLCIARAIAVEPEVLLFDEPTSALDPISTGKIEELVVSFRGRLTIIIVTHNMQQAARVSDYTAFMYLGELIEFNKTEELFVKPKEQLTEDYITGRFG from the coding sequence ATGGCTTACATAGTTCAAATAGAAGAAAAACCGAAGTTAATAGTTGAAAATCTAAACTTTTACTATGGAAGTAAACATGCGTTAAAAAATATCTCTTTTAAGGTTCCAGAAAAAAGGATAACGGCGCTGATAGGTCCTTCCGGATGTGGAAAAACAACATTACTTAGATGTTTTAACAGAATGCATGATCTTTATCCTGGTAATAGATATGAAGGAAGGATACTTTTGGATGAAGAAAATATTCTTGATAAGGATTATGATCTAATAAGACTAAGAAGTCGAGTTGGAATGGTTTTTCAAAAACCAACAGCTTTCCCAATGTCAATCTTTGATAATGTTGCTTATGGTTTAAGATTAAAAGGGCTAAAGAATAAAAGTGAACTTGAAGATAGAGTAGAAAAAGCACTAAAGGATGCAGCTCTCTGGGATGAAGTTAAGGATAGGTTGAAAGATCCTGCATCTGGTCTTTCAGGAGGTCAACAACAAAGGCTTTGTATAGCAAGGGCTATAGCTGTAGAACCTGAAGTTTTACTTTTTGATGAACCTACTTCAGCACTTGATCCTATTTCAACAGGGAAGATAGAAGAATTGGTTGTTAGCTTTCGAGGCCGTTTAACTATAATAATAGTAACTCACAATATGCAGCAAGCAGCTAGGGTTTCAGATTATACTGCCTTTATGTACTTAGGTGAACTCATAGAATTTAATAAGACTGAAGAACTCTTTGTTAAACCTAAGGAACAGCTTACAGAGGATTACATAACCGGACGCTTTGGATAG
- the pstC gene encoding phosphate ABC transporter permease subunit PstC translates to MKRSYLINWTFEKVALASTLLVITILLVLFVVLYKESSLSLQTFGIWKFITSTTWNPPLDKFGGAPAIFGSIVSTVIAILIAVPVAIGIAIFLTEISPYFLRTPVGVAIELLAAIPSIIYGMWGLFYFAPFMRDKVQPIIHQTLAKLPLIGEWFAGYTPGIGLLTASIVLSIMILPFTAAIARDSFNMVPPILKESAYALGATKWDVMKDVVIPYTKLGVIGGIILSLGRALGETMAVTFVMGNQPVIPKSLLEPATSITVTLANEFTEADTDLYLSSLFYLALILFVMSFLIIAIGKFIFLRKVER, encoded by the coding sequence GTGAAGAGAAGTTACCTAATAAATTGGACTTTTGAAAAAGTTGCTCTGGCTTCAACTTTACTCGTAATAACTATTCTATTAGTCCTTTTTGTAGTCCTTTACAAGGAATCCTCTCTTTCCCTTCAAACTTTTGGGATATGGAAATTTATTACCTCTACTACGTGGAACCCTCCCTTAGATAAGTTTGGAGGAGCTCCTGCAATATTTGGTTCTATAGTAAGCACTGTAATAGCTATCTTAATTGCAGTTCCTGTTGCTATTGGTATAGCTATATTTCTTACAGAGATTTCTCCTTACTTTTTAAGGACTCCTGTAGGAGTTGCAATAGAGCTCTTAGCTGCAATTCCAAGTATCATTTACGGTATGTGGGGACTTTTCTACTTTGCGCCTTTCATGAGAGACAAAGTTCAACCAATAATTCATCAAACGCTTGCTAAGCTTCCGTTAATTGGAGAATGGTTTGCAGGCTACACTCCGGGAATAGGTCTTTTAACAGCTTCAATTGTTCTTTCTATAATGATTCTTCCATTTACTGCAGCAATTGCAAGAGATTCCTTTAATATGGTACCACCTATTTTGAAAGAGTCTGCATACGCTCTTGGTGCAACTAAATGGGATGTCATGAAAGATGTTGTAATTCCTTATACTAAATTAGGTGTAATTGGGGGTATTATCCTTTCTTTGGGAAGAGCATTAGGAGAAACTATGGCAGTTACGTTTGTAATGGGTAATCAACCTGTAATTCCTAAGTCTTTGTTAGAACCTGCAACTTCAATTACAGTTACTCTTGCTAACGAATTTACAGAAGCAGACACAGACTTATATCTTTCCAGTCTCTTTTATCTTGCTCTTATTCTTTTTGTTATGAGCTTTTTAATTATAGCTATCGGAAAATTTATATTCTTAAGAAAGGTTGAGAGGTAA
- a CDS encoding IS481 family transposase, with protein sequence MKQLKRFKGTSLHISSTNTAFKETLKEGRRVKKKLDLTKDRNVKRRLKWIEYYHKTGNARKTCRYFGISPTTFYKWKKRYDKYGIEGLQDRNKRPHKVRQPQTEPEIEHIIVTIREKFPTWSKEKIAAFMERYLNVKISSSTVYRVLKRHGLIERTWKLKSTYKRKKQKGKKNRTRKGLRADKPGTILMDVKYLYWCGKTFYQFTAIDKFTRIAFAKVYSTKSSRSGRRFFEELEKFLPFKIEKVQTDNGSEFLGELDEYLKRKGIEHYFSYPKSPKTNAHVERFIQTTESELWMIEGTEPTVDEMNKKLFEYLKIYNFLRPHHSLNYKTPAEKFEDYIRSHQGVHHVLNSNIYLKRCSSSYKFFEVSSLTYEEM encoded by the coding sequence ATGAAACAATTGAAAAGATTCAAAGGAACATCCCTCCATATATCAAGCACAAATACAGCATTCAAAGAAACCCTGAAAGAAGGAAGAAGAGTAAAAAAGAAGCTTGACCTAACAAAAGACAGAAATGTTAAAAGGAGACTCAAATGGATAGAGTATTACCACAAAACAGGCAACGCCAGAAAAACATGCAGATACTTTGGCATCAGTCCAACAACCTTCTACAAGTGGAAAAAAAGATACGACAAGTACGGGATAGAAGGACTCCAAGACAGAAACAAAAGACCTCATAAAGTAAGACAACCCCAAACAGAACCAGAAATAGAACACATCATCGTCACAATAAGGGAAAAATTCCCAACCTGGAGCAAAGAAAAGATAGCAGCCTTCATGGAAAGATACCTAAATGTAAAAATATCATCCTCTACAGTTTACAGGGTTCTCAAAAGACACGGACTAATAGAAAGAACCTGGAAACTAAAAAGTACCTACAAGAGGAAGAAACAGAAAGGGAAAAAGAACCGCACCAGAAAAGGACTAAGAGCAGACAAACCAGGAACAATCCTCATGGACGTTAAATACCTCTACTGGTGCGGTAAAACCTTTTACCAGTTCACGGCAATAGACAAGTTCACCCGAATAGCATTTGCCAAGGTTTATTCTACAAAAAGCAGCAGGAGCGGAAGAAGGTTTTTTGAAGAACTTGAAAAATTTCTTCCCTTCAAGATAGAGAAAGTTCAAACGGATAACGGGAGCGAATTTTTAGGGGAGTTAGACGAATATCTTAAAAGAAAAGGGATAGAACACTACTTTAGTTATCCGAAATCTCCCAAGACTAATGCGCATGTAGAAAGGTTTATTCAAACGACAGAAAGTGAACTATGGATGATAGAAGGAACAGAACCGACTGTTGATGAGATGAATAAAAAACTTTTTGAGTATTTAAAGATTTACAACTTTCTTAGACCCCATCACTCTTTAAATTACAAGACTCCCGCTGAGAAGTTTGAGGACTATATTAGAAGTCATCAAGGTGTCCACCATGTATTGAACTCGAACATTTATTTGAAGAGATGCTCATCAAGCTATAAATTTTTTGAAGTCTCTTCTTTAACTTATGAGGAAATGTAA
- the mutL gene encoding DNA mismatch repair endonuclease MutL: MIKRLPPEIISKIASGQIASSPMNVLKELIENAIDAKATEILIRIKDHFNFKVTDNGIGIPYKELPTAVERFTTSKISTIRDLSQINTYGFRGEALYAISQVSHLTIKSRFQEESIGGKLEVKGGKILSHSPISFSRGTSVLVSSLYFNVPVRKKCFDLREKRNLKKIVKTFALCRPEITFKLDNEVFFASSLEERIRQIFGKEITFEKELSKRFTIFYLTEKEEGRRKISFIFVNKRPVSLPEVEKVLSELNIKNYILFINVTPEEVDVNVTPTKDKVILRDFSILEEMKNLLAKKVFLPTFPVLREKKEIHYQTPIEVLGSDGTIIVAHDSEYFYFFDQHLIHERVNYEELISLLFSKKVPLKRIFPPMEVDFSVKLTDKLEKFGIEYEKVGKTIFIHSIPEILRVEDIKKIINGETPESIAEIACKKAIKSGYKPLNFNDIKELFEKYLLCKNRETCPHGRPIYYRIKKSKIMRKVGRN, encoded by the coding sequence ATGATAAAGAGATTACCTCCTGAGATAATTTCAAAAATTGCTTCTGGACAGATAGCTTCTTCTCCAATGAACGTTTTAAAAGAGCTGATAGAAAATGCAATTGATGCAAAAGCTACAGAAATCTTGATAAGAATAAAGGATCACTTTAACTTTAAAGTCACTGATAATGGAATAGGTATACCCTACAAAGAATTACCAACTGCTGTTGAAAGATTTACAACAAGTAAAATCAGCACAATCAGAGATTTATCACAAATAAATACTTACGGATTTAGAGGAGAAGCTCTATATGCAATTTCTCAAGTCTCTCATCTTACGATAAAATCACGATTTCAAGAAGAGTCTATTGGAGGAAAATTAGAAGTAAAAGGAGGAAAAATCCTTTCCCATTCTCCCATTTCCTTTTCTCGAGGAACTTCAGTTTTAGTAAGTTCTCTTTACTTCAATGTTCCAGTTAGAAAGAAATGTTTTGACTTAAGAGAAAAAAGAAATTTAAAAAAAATCGTTAAAACCTTTGCTCTTTGTAGACCTGAGATAACTTTTAAGCTTGATAATGAAGTTTTTTTTGCCTCTTCGTTAGAAGAAAGGATAAGACAAATTTTTGGAAAAGAAATTACCTTTGAAAAGGAACTATCCAAAAGATTCACTATTTTTTATCTAACAGAAAAAGAAGAAGGAAGGAGAAAAATAAGCTTTATCTTCGTTAATAAAAGACCTGTTTCTCTTCCAGAAGTTGAAAAAGTTCTAAGTGAGTTAAATATCAAAAATTACATACTGTTCATAAATGTAACACCAGAAGAAGTAGATGTTAATGTTACTCCTACCAAAGATAAAGTTATTTTAAGAGACTTCTCAATTTTAGAAGAAATGAAAAATTTACTAGCAAAGAAAGTTTTTCTTCCTACCTTCCCTGTTTTAAGAGAAAAAAAAGAAATTCACTATCAAACACCAATAGAGGTCTTGGGTAGTGATGGCACGATAATAGTTGCTCATGACAGTGAATACTTTTACTTTTTTGATCAGCATTTAATCCACGAAAGGGTAAACTATGAAGAATTAATAAGTCTACTCTTTTCAAAAAAAGTTCCATTGAAAAGAATTTTTCCTCCTATGGAAGTAGATTTTTCCGTTAAATTAACAGATAAACTTGAAAAATTTGGAATAGAGTATGAAAAAGTAGGAAAAACTATTTTTATTCATTCAATTCCAGAGATTTTAAGAGTTGAAGATATAAAGAAAATAATAAATGGAGAAACTCCTGAGTCTATAGCAGAAATCGCCTGTAAAAAAGCAATAAAAAGCGGATACAAACCCTTGAATTTTAATGATATAAAGGAACTTTTTGAAAAATACCTACTTTGCAAAAATAGGGAAACCTGTCCCCATGGAAGACCAATATACTACCGAATTAAAAAGAGCAAAATAATGAGAAAGGTAGGGAGAAATTAA
- the pstA gene encoding phosphate ABC transporter permease PstA gives MDAFTKRKIVNSIVLVLSTAAALFGIMWLFWILGTLLYKGFSTLSLEVFIGEPPSPGDETGGLKHAIVGQALIVFVATIIGIPLGILAGTYLSEYGRNSRLANIVRDLSDIMMSVPSIVIGTFIYAILVKPVGHFMGIAGSLSLAIMMIPIVLRTTDDMLRLVPPELREAGYALGATKFKVIKDIVYRAAITGVITGIILSVARIGGETAPLLFTSFNNNFFTVDMTQPIASLTVTMYDYAMSPYPYWQKLAWAAAIILTFGVLSANILGRVIAHYKFKK, from the coding sequence TTGGACGCGTTTACAAAAAGAAAGATAGTAAACAGCATAGTTTTAGTTCTCTCAACGGCTGCAGCTTTGTTTGGTATTATGTGGCTCTTTTGGATACTTGGAACACTTCTTTATAAAGGATTTTCTACGTTATCTTTAGAAGTTTTTATTGGAGAACCTCCATCTCCAGGAGATGAAACAGGCGGTTTGAAACACGCTATAGTCGGACAGGCTTTAATAGTTTTTGTTGCAACGATTATAGGAATTCCCTTAGGAATACTTGCTGGGACTTATCTTTCTGAGTACGGAAGAAATAGTAGATTGGCTAATATTGTTAGAGATCTTTCGGATATCATGATGAGCGTTCCTTCAATAGTAATTGGAACTTTCATTTACGCTATTTTGGTAAAACCTGTTGGTCACTTTATGGGAATTGCAGGTTCCCTTTCTCTTGCGATAATGATGATTCCGATTGTTTTAAGAACAACAGATGATATGTTAAGACTGGTTCCTCCTGAGCTTAGAGAGGCTGGATATGCCTTAGGAGCTACAAAGTTTAAGGTAATAAAAGATATTGTATATAGAGCAGCAATAACGGGAGTTATAACTGGGATAATCCTCTCTGTTGCAAGAATTGGAGGAGAAACAGCACCGCTCCTTTTTACTTCCTTTAACAATAACTTCTTTACTGTTGATATGACTCAGCCTATAGCTTCTCTTACAGTTACTATGTATGATTATGCAATGAGTCCATATCCTTACTGGCAGAAACTTGCCTGGGCAGCTGCAATTATTCTCACCTTTGGTGTTTTAAGTGCAAATATTCTTGGAAGGGTTATAGCTCACTATAAGTTCAAAAAATAG